Below is a genomic region from Daphnia magna isolate NIES unplaced genomic scaffold, ASM2063170v1.1 Dm_contigs186, whole genome shotgun sequence.
CGGTACTTGAACTTACCAATAATTCTGGAGGGCCATCTTCAGCATCTTCGGTCGATTGTTCTTCTCCGATTTTGGACAAGTCCCACACATGCAAACGCCGATCGGTGCCGGACGATGCCAAAATAGTCTCGTTATGCGGCGACCATTGTACTTGAAATATTTCATCCTTATGCGACTCAAACGAATGCAACTTGAGTTTTAGATTTCTCAAATCCCAGAGAGCCACAGTCTATAAGGACAAGAAAGATTAACTGAGATAAAGGTGAAAAAATTTAGGAAACCAATTGGAGTACCTTGTCTGCAGAACCAGTTGCTAAGATGAATTCAGAGTAAGGATTAAATGACAGACAGTTCACTTCAGCCGTATGTGCATCTACTGTGTGGGAGGGTCGGCTAGTGTTATTACTGCGAGTATCCCAAATCATCAGCTTCTGATCGTCAGCAACGGAACCGAACAATGACTCGTGAAGTAAATGCCAGGCAACATCCTCTACAACTGCTGTGTGGCCAGTAAATACAGTTTTGGCATCCAAGACACGATTCTCTCTGGGTGATGCATTGATATCCCACAAGCAAATGGTGTGGTCATCAGATGCAGAGAGCAGATGACCATTGAGGTTTGGATTCCATGACAGGCCATAACCCTCTTTCTGGTGCCCTCTCAAACTTTAGAATGATCATCGTTAGTTACCATTTTTACAAATCTTTGGTTATGTGGAGATTGTTGCATTGTTAAGCAGAACTTACCGGAGGTCTGGGTGGCATTCCCCACTAGGATCAGGACGAGATGGATGTTTTGTGTAGTCAAAAACCAAGACATCTGACGAGGGTGTTTTAGTGGCAATCACACAGGGATTTTGGGGCATGTAGCGAGCCCTGTTGACTTCTCCTTCATGATTGATCTTGATCTCAATTTCAATCTTACCACTCACAGATCCAAAACCTCCAAACTctgatggaaaaaaataatttataaatGCGTAACAGGGCTACCACATCAAGTGTTTACCTCCTTTATCATTATCATAATGAGAGGCATCAAACTGAGCATCCTCATTAGGAAGCTGGACAGAGGCAATCAACAAGTGATTCTGTTCGTCACTGGTATGGGTACCAAGGATAAGTCGATGAACTGAGTAGTCTTTGCCTTCAGGCCTGGCGTCAAAGGAAATGCTAGAAGGTTAAAAATGTATGCCAAGATTGTCATCAATGGTAACAGACCTTGTAACATCAGGAAGCCACTGGGCTGTAAGTGATGGCCATTCGAGCGCATGTGTCATAACCAAATCATACAGAAAAGGGGTATTCTT
It encodes:
- the LOC123467398 gene encoding chromatin assembly factor 1 p55 subunit, giving the protein MMADKDGEPFDEAVEERVINEEYKIWKKNTPFLYDLVMTHALEWPSLTAQWLPDVTRPEGKDYSVHRLILGTHTSDEQNHLLIASVQLPNEDAQFDASHYDNDKGEFGGFGSVSGKIEIEIKINHEGEVNRARYMPQNPCVIATKTPSSDVLVFDYTKHPSRPDPSGECHPDLRLRGHQKEGYGLSWNPNLNGHLLSASDDHTICLWDINASPRENRVLDAKTVFTGHTAVVEDVAWHLLHESLFGSVADDQKLMIWDTRSNNTSRPSHTVDAHTAEVNCLSFNPYSEFILATGSADKTVALWDLRNLKLKLHSFESHKDEIFQVQWSPHNETILASSGTDRRLHVWDLSKIGEEQSTEDAEDGPPELLFIHGGHTAKISDFSWNPNEPWVICSVSEDNIMQVWQMAENIYNDEEPETPASELETPTN